One stretch of Pseudomonas fragi DNA includes these proteins:
- the ilvA gene encoding threonine ammonia-lyase, biosynthetic: MLEQYVKKILTSRVYDVAVETPLQAANQLTERLGNQILLKREDLQPVYSFKIRGAYNKLMHLTDAERACGVVTASAGNHAQGLALAAKVLGVKATIVMPKTTPEIKVEGVRSRGGIVVLHGDSFPEALAYSLQLVEKEGYVYVHPYDDPHTIAGQGTVAMEILRQHPAPLDAIFVPVGGGGLIAGIAAYVKYLRPDIKIIGVEPDDSNCLQAAMAAGERVVLPTVGIFADGVAVAQIGQHTFDICKDYVDEVITVSTDEICAAIKDIFDDTRSITEPAGALGVAGIKKYVEQRGVRGQTLVAIDSGANVNFDRLRHVAERAELGEGREAIIAVTIPEVPGSFKAFCQAVGKRQITEFNYRYHTGSEAHIFVGVQTHPENDPRSALLASLTEQGFPVVDLTENELAKLHIRHMVGGHAAKVSDELLFRFEFPERPGALFNFLNKLGGRWNISMFHYRNHGAADGRVMAGLQVPADERHLVPAALAEIGYPYWDESDNPAYQLFLG, translated from the coding sequence ATGCTCGAACAGTACGTTAAGAAGATCCTCACCTCGCGCGTTTATGACGTTGCCGTCGAAACGCCCCTGCAAGCTGCCAACCAGCTCACCGAGCGCCTGGGCAACCAGATTTTGCTCAAGCGCGAAGACCTGCAGCCGGTGTACTCGTTCAAGATTCGTGGCGCTTACAACAAGCTGATGCACCTGACCGACGCCGAGCGCGCGTGCGGCGTGGTCACGGCGTCTGCGGGCAATCATGCCCAGGGCCTGGCGCTGGCAGCCAAGGTACTGGGGGTCAAGGCCACTATCGTGATGCCCAAGACCACCCCCGAGATCAAGGTTGAAGGCGTGCGTTCCCGTGGCGGCATTGTGGTGCTGCACGGTGACTCCTTCCCCGAAGCGCTGGCCTACTCCCTGCAATTGGTCGAGAAAGAAGGCTACGTCTACGTTCACCCCTACGATGACCCGCACACCATTGCCGGGCAGGGCACCGTGGCAATGGAAATCCTGCGCCAGCACCCGGCGCCGCTGGATGCGATCTTCGTACCGGTGGGCGGCGGCGGGCTGATCGCCGGTATTGCGGCGTATGTGAAGTACCTGCGCCCGGACATCAAGATCATCGGCGTCGAGCCCGATGACTCCAACTGCCTGCAAGCCGCGATGGCGGCGGGCGAGCGCGTGGTGCTGCCAACCGTGGGGATTTTCGCCGACGGCGTGGCCGTGGCGCAGATTGGCCAGCACACGTTCGATATCTGCAAGGACTATGTGGATGAAGTGATCACCGTCAGCACTGACGAGATCTGTGCAGCGATCAAGGATATCTTCGACGATACCCGCTCGATCACCGAACCTGCCGGCGCGTTGGGCGTGGCCGGGATCAAGAAGTACGTCGAGCAGCGCGGCGTGCGCGGCCAGACCCTGGTGGCAATCGACTCCGGTGCCAACGTCAACTTCGACCGCCTGCGCCATGTAGCCGAGCGCGCCGAGTTGGGTGAAGGGCGCGAAGCCATTATCGCCGTGACCATCCCGGAAGTGCCGGGCAGCTTCAAGGCGTTCTGCCAGGCAGTGGGCAAACGTCAGATCACTGAATTCAACTATCGCTACCACACCGGCAGCGAAGCGCACATTTTCGTTGGCGTGCAGACCCACCCCGAGAACGACCCGCGCAGCGCGCTGCTGGCCAGCCTGACTGAGCAGGGCTTCCCGGTGGTCGACCTGACCGAGAACGAGCTGGCCAAGCTGCATATTCGTCATATGGTCGGCGGGCACGCGGCCAAGGTCAGCGACGAATTGCTGTTTCGTTTCGAGTTCCCGGAGCGCCCGGGTGCGCTGTTCAACTTCCTCAACAAGCTGGGCGGGCGCTGGAATATCTCGATGTTCCATTACCGCAACCACGGTGCGGCGGATGGCCGGGTCATGGCCGGGCTGCAAGTGCCGGCCGATGAGCGCCACCTGGTGCCGGCAGCGCTGGCTGAAATCGGTTATCCGTACTGGGATGAGAGCGATAACCCGGCCTACCAGCTGTTTCTTGGCTGA
- the rpiA gene encoding ribose-5-phosphate isomerase RpiA has protein sequence MTQDQLKQAVAQAAVDFILPKLDDKSIVGVGTGSTANCFIDALALHKGAFDGAVASSEATAARLKGHGIPVYELNTVSDLEFYVDGADESDENLNLIKGGGAALTREKIVAAVAKTFICIADASKLVPVLGAFPLPVEVIPMARSHVARELVKLGGDPVYREGVVTDNGNIIIDVFNMQITNPVELERQINAIVGVVTNGLFAARPADLLLLGTPEGVKTLSK, from the coding sequence ATGACCCAGGATCAACTCAAACAGGCCGTAGCCCAGGCTGCTGTCGACTTCATCCTTCCAAAACTGGATGACAAGAGCATCGTCGGGGTCGGCACCGGCTCCACTGCCAACTGCTTTATCGACGCCCTGGCCCTGCACAAGGGTGCCTTCGACGGCGCCGTGGCCAGTTCCGAAGCCACCGCCGCGCGCCTCAAGGGCCACGGTATTCCGGTGTATGAACTGAACACGGTCAGCGACCTGGAGTTCTATGTTGATGGCGCCGATGAAAGCGACGAAAACCTCAACCTGATCAAAGGCGGTGGCGCAGCCCTGACCCGCGAGAAGATCGTCGCAGCCGTGGCCAAGACCTTTATCTGCATCGCCGACGCCAGCAAGCTGGTACCGGTGCTGGGCGCATTTCCGCTGCCGGTTGAAGTGATCCCGATGGCGCGCAGCCATGTGGCCCGCGAGCTGGTCAAACTGGGCGGCGACCCGGTTTACCGCGAAGGTGTGGTGACGGACAACGGCAATATCATCATCGACGTGTTCAACATGCAGATCACCAACCCGGTTGAGCTGGAGCGTCAGATCAACGCCATTGTCGGCGTTGTAACCAATGGCCTGTTCGCGGCCCGCCCGGCCGACCTGCTGTTGCTGGGCACCCCTGAAGGCGTGAAAACCCTGAGCAAGTAA
- a CDS encoding SdiA-regulated domain-containing protein, with the protein MRPVSRSTVFIICIVLVLLIVCSVAAQHDRLPARLWFNVSQLWQPVEPDAIKLGEYHVVLQGMEIKGIEDDASSLTFDPIRQTLFTVTNKDAELFELSLDGRILRRIKLIGFGDAEAVEFVGENTYVIADEREHRLFKVKVDDNTRVLDARDAEQLTLGLHKPSNKGFEGLAYDPVGKRMFVAKERDPMLIYEVRGFPLDTSRQPSAIHVATHPQRDAGLFVRDLSDLEHDKRTGHLLALSDESKLLLELGLDGKPISTLSLKKGQHGLTRSVPQAEGVAMDDKGTIYVVSEPNLFYRFEKLKQ; encoded by the coding sequence ATGCGTCCTGTCAGCCGCTCTACAGTTTTTATTATTTGTATCGTACTCGTATTACTCATAGTTTGTAGCGTTGCAGCGCAGCATGATCGTTTGCCGGCACGCCTATGGTTTAACGTCAGCCAGTTGTGGCAACCTGTCGAACCAGATGCGATCAAACTGGGCGAATACCACGTCGTATTGCAAGGCATGGAGATCAAGGGGATTGAAGACGATGCCTCGTCTCTGACCTTCGATCCCATTCGCCAAACCCTGTTTACCGTGACCAATAAAGATGCCGAACTTTTTGAACTGTCCCTGGATGGTCGAATTTTGCGGCGTATAAAGCTGATCGGCTTTGGCGATGCCGAGGCGGTCGAGTTTGTTGGCGAAAATACCTACGTCATTGCCGACGAGCGTGAACATCGGCTGTTTAAAGTCAAGGTTGATGACAACACCCGGGTCCTGGATGCCCGTGATGCTGAACAATTGACGCTGGGGCTCCATAAACCCAGCAACAAGGGTTTCGAAGGCCTGGCCTACGACCCGGTAGGCAAGCGCATGTTTGTGGCCAAAGAGCGCGACCCGATGCTGATTTATGAAGTGAGAGGTTTCCCCCTGGACACTTCCAGGCAACCGTCTGCCATTCATGTGGCGACTCATCCACAACGGGATGCGGGCTTGTTTGTACGGGATTTGTCGGATCTGGAGCATGACAAGCGCACCGGGCATTTACTGGCGCTGTCGGACGAGTCGAAATTGCTGCTTGAGCTGGGCCTGGACGGAAAGCCGATCAGCACACTGTCGCTGAAAAAGGGTCAGCACGGTTTGACCCGCTCAGTGCCGCAGGCAGAAGGCGTGGCGATGGACGATAAAGGGACTATTTATGTGGTGAGCGAACCTAACCTGTTTTATCGTTTCGAGAAGCTTAAGCAGTGA
- a CDS encoding SfnB family sulfur acquisition oxidoreductase, with translation MSNLANAHLQSDQDVAPLLLAAQVLRTDNEALEAARSLAANAREHAGKRDLQRKLPWSLVEEFTRSGLGSLSIAREFGGPQVSFVTLAEVFAIISAADPALGQIPQNQVGILSLIAATATPAQKEHLFASVLQGWRIGNAGPERGSKNTLELKARITADGDDFVINGQKFYSTGALFAHWIAVKALDDNGKQVMAFVRRGTPGLRVVDDWSGFGQRTTASGTVLLNNVRVEAELVVDSSRLNDAPNIQGAVSQLIQAAIDLGIARGAIADTISFVRERSRPWIDAKVERNSDDPYVIADIGKLNIELHAAEALLRKAGRVLDEVSAAPIDAAGAARASIAVAEAKVLSTELSLLASEKLFELAGSRASLAEFNLDRHWRNARVHTLHDPVRWKYHAIGAYRLNGALPARHSWI, from the coding sequence ATGTCCAACTTGGCCAATGCACACCTGCAAAGCGACCAGGATGTCGCGCCTCTGTTGCTGGCAGCGCAGGTTCTGCGCACCGACAACGAAGCCCTTGAAGCCGCGCGTAGCCTGGCGGCCAATGCCCGCGAACACGCTGGCAAGCGCGACCTGCAGCGCAAGTTGCCCTGGTCGCTGGTGGAAGAATTCACCCGTAGCGGGCTGGGCAGCCTCTCCATTGCCCGGGAATTTGGCGGGCCCCAGGTGTCATTCGTGACCCTGGCTGAAGTGTTCGCCATTATTTCGGCGGCCGACCCGGCGCTGGGGCAGATCCCGCAGAATCAGGTGGGCATTCTCAGCCTGATTGCTGCCACGGCCACCCCGGCGCAAAAAGAACACCTGTTCGCCAGCGTGTTGCAAGGCTGGCGCATCGGCAATGCAGGCCCCGAACGCGGCAGTAAAAACACCCTGGAATTGAAAGCGCGGATCACCGCCGATGGCGATGATTTCGTCATAAACGGTCAGAAGTTTTACTCCACTGGTGCCCTGTTTGCCCACTGGATCGCGGTCAAGGCGCTCGACGATAACGGCAAGCAGGTCATGGCCTTTGTACGTCGCGGTACGCCCGGCCTGCGGGTAGTGGATGACTGGTCCGGCTTTGGTCAGCGCACTACTGCCAGCGGCACCGTATTGCTTAACAACGTGCGGGTTGAAGCTGAACTGGTAGTCGACAGCTCTCGGCTCAACGATGCCCCGAACATTCAGGGCGCCGTATCGCAACTGATTCAGGCCGCCATCGATCTGGGCATTGCACGCGGCGCCATTGCCGACACTATCAGTTTTGTCCGCGAGCGCTCGCGCCCGTGGATCGACGCCAAGGTCGAACGCAACAGTGATGACCCCTATGTAATTGCCGATATCGGCAAGCTGAACATTGAGCTGCATGCAGCCGAAGCCTTGCTGCGCAAAGCCGGTCGCGTGCTGGATGAAGTCAGCGCTGCACCGATTGACGCTGCTGGCGCTGCCCGCGCCTCGATTGCGGTAGCTGAAGCCAAGGTGCTGAGCACCGAGCTGTCGCTGCTGGCCAGCGAAAAGCTCTTCGAACTGGCCGGTAGCCGCGCCAGCCTGGCCGAATTCAACCTCGACCGCCACTGGCGCAATGCCCGGGTCCACACCCTGCACGACCCGGTGCGCTGGAAGTACCACGCCATCGGCGCCTATCGCCTCAACGGCGCCCTGCCTGCCCGGCATTCCTGGATCTGA
- a CDS encoding SdiA-regulated domain-containing protein, whose protein sequence is MATNPQLIPPVPRPSRFSLRWYSWVLLAGALFYGLAWIMHWDDRGALWVLERFESQSEQNESIWLPDYRAVIDAKVLPGMEKDEASDLAYNPLTKTLFSVMGKNPFLVELTLNGDVLRKIPLVGWSNPEGLTVMENGLLAIVDEREHMLSIVNIDANTKSLNIADFPKYDLGPSKNQNKAFEAIAWDPRRQQLLLGEERPPQLFVWKSDGSQVLTGSKQKVPSDELDLRNLSALSVDPRTGHTLVLSADSHMLLELDELGEQVSFITLLGGFNGLKNTIPRAEGVAIDEHGTLYMVSEPNLFYRFEKTVK, encoded by the coding sequence ATGGCAACAAACCCACAGTTGATACCGCCTGTTCCCCGGCCCTCACGTTTCAGCCTGCGCTGGTACTCCTGGGTGTTGCTGGCGGGTGCATTGTTCTATGGGCTCGCATGGATCATGCATTGGGATGACCGCGGTGCGCTGTGGGTACTGGAGCGGTTTGAAAGCCAGTCCGAGCAGAATGAAAGCATTTGGCTACCTGACTATCGGGCGGTGATTGATGCCAAGGTGTTGCCGGGGATGGAAAAGGACGAAGCGTCGGACCTGGCCTATAACCCGCTGACCAAAACACTGTTTTCGGTGATGGGCAAAAACCCGTTTCTCGTGGAACTGACCCTCAATGGCGACGTGCTGCGCAAAATCCCGCTGGTGGGCTGGAGCAACCCGGAAGGCCTGACCGTCATGGAGAACGGCCTGCTGGCCATTGTCGATGAGCGTGAACATATGCTGAGCATCGTCAACATCGATGCCAACACCAAAAGCCTGAATATTGCCGACTTCCCCAAGTACGACCTGGGGCCTTCGAAAAACCAGAACAAGGCCTTCGAAGCCATTGCCTGGGACCCGCGCCGCCAACAGTTGTTGCTGGGTGAGGAGCGTCCGCCGCAGTTGTTTGTATGGAAGAGCGACGGCAGCCAGGTGCTCACCGGCAGCAAGCAGAAAGTGCCCAGCGATGAGCTGGACCTGCGCAACCTCTCGGCCCTGAGCGTTGATCCGCGTACGGGCCATACATTGGTGCTGTCGGCCGATTCGCATATGCTGCTGGAACTGGACGAACTGGGTGAACAAGTCAGCTTCATTACCTTGCTCGGCGGCTTCAATGGCCTGAAGAACACCATTCCCCGGGCCGAAGGTGTTGCGATTGATGAACACGGCACGTTGTACATGGTGAGCGAGCCGAACCTGTTTTATCGTTTTGAAAAGACAGTGAAGTGA
- a CDS encoding SdiA-regulated domain-containing protein — protein sequence MRPVSRSTVFTLCIVLVALLACGVAAQHFRMPERIWFHLSQQWQPVNPDAINLGEYRAVLQGKAIEGLEDDVSALTFDPIRKSLFTVTNKKAELIELSLDGQILRRIALVGFGDAEAVEFIGENTYVITDERQQRLIKVKVDDNTRVLDARDAEQLTLGINPSGNKGFEGLAYDSVGKRLFVAKERDPMLIYEVRGFPQSNPQKPYATHVVSNPRRDARLFVRDLSSLQFDERTGHLLALSDESKLLLELGLDGKPISTLSLKKGQHGLTRSVPQAEGVAMDDEGTIYVVSEPNLFYVFKKP from the coding sequence ATGCGACCTGTCAGTCGTTCTACCGTTTTTACTCTTTGTATCGTGCTGGTGGCATTACTGGCTTGCGGGGTGGCTGCGCAGCATTTCCGGATGCCTGAACGCATCTGGTTTCACCTCAGCCAACAGTGGCAACCGGTCAACCCGGATGCGATCAATCTGGGCGAGTACCGCGCGGTATTGCAAGGCAAGGCCATCGAAGGGCTCGAGGACGATGTTTCGGCACTGACCTTCGACCCGATTCGTAAAAGCCTGTTCACTGTAACCAACAAGAAAGCCGAGCTGATCGAACTGTCCCTTGATGGCCAGATCCTGCGCCGTATCGCACTGGTCGGGTTTGGTGATGCCGAAGCGGTGGAGTTTATTGGTGAAAATACCTATGTGATTACCGATGAGCGTCAACAGCGCCTGATCAAGGTCAAGGTCGATGACAACACCCGGGTTCTGGATGCCCGCGATGCCGAGCAATTGACGCTGGGGATCAACCCGTCGGGCAACAAGGGCTTTGAAGGCCTGGCCTACGATTCGGTGGGCAAGCGCCTGTTTGTCGCCAAGGAGCGCGACCCCATGCTGATTTACGAAGTGCGGGGCTTCCCTCAAAGCAACCCCCAGAAACCCTATGCCACCCATGTAGTGAGCAACCCGCGACGGGACGCGCGGTTGTTTGTGCGGGACTTGTCGAGTTTGCAGTTTGACGAGCGCACCGGGCATTTGCTGGCGCTATCGGACGAGTCGAAATTGCTGCTTGAGCTGGGCCTGGACGGGAAGCCAATCAGCACACTGTCGCTGAAAAAGGGTCAACACGGTTTGACCCGCTCAGTGCCACAGGCAGAAGGCGTGGCGATGGACGATGAAGGGACTATTTATGTGGTGAGCGAGCCGAACCTGTTTTATGTGTTCAAAAAACCCTAG
- a CDS encoding LLM class flavin-dependent oxidoreductase, translated as MSKKKILINAFNMNCIGHINHGLWTHPRDNSTRFNTLEYWTELAQLLERGLFDGLFIADIVGVYDVYQQSVDVPLKEAIQLPVNDPLLLVSAMAAVTKNLGFGLTANLTYETPYLFARRMSTLDHLTRGRVGWNIVTGYLDSAAKAMGLTEQVEHDRRYDQADEYLQVLYKLWEGSWENDAVLNDRVQRIYARPDKVHKVKHEGEFYQVEGYHLCEPSPQRTPVLFQAGSSDRGLVFAGRHAECVFISGQTKAATKAQVDKVRASAVAAGRNPDDIKLFMGLNVIVAPTEAEALAKRDEYLSYASAEAGVAHFSSSTGIDFADYELDEPIQYVKSNAIQSATKVLQNNDWTRRKLLEQHALGGRYITLVGSPEQVADELESWIAETGLDGFNLTRIVTPESYVDFIDLVVPELQRRGSYKTAYDTGSLRQKLFAEGDAHLPQRHTGAAFRHTV; from the coding sequence ATGAGCAAAAAGAAAATCCTCATCAATGCCTTCAACATGAACTGCATTGGCCATATCAACCACGGGTTGTGGACCCATCCACGGGACAACTCGACCCGCTTCAACACCCTGGAGTACTGGACGGAGCTGGCGCAGCTGCTGGAGCGCGGGCTGTTTGACGGGCTGTTTATCGCCGACATCGTGGGGGTGTACGACGTCTATCAACAATCGGTTGATGTGCCACTCAAAGAGGCCATCCAGTTGCCGGTCAACGACCCGCTGCTACTGGTTTCGGCGATGGCTGCCGTCACCAAAAACCTCGGCTTTGGCCTGACGGCCAACCTGACCTACGAAACGCCGTATCTGTTCGCACGGCGCATGTCGACCCTGGACCACCTGACCCGTGGTCGTGTGGGCTGGAATATCGTCACCGGCTACCTCGACAGCGCCGCCAAGGCCATGGGCCTGACCGAACAGGTCGAGCATGACCGGCGCTACGATCAGGCCGATGAGTACCTGCAAGTGCTCTACAAGCTCTGGGAAGGCAGCTGGGAAAACGACGCCGTGCTCAACGACCGGGTACAACGCATCTACGCCCGACCCGACAAGGTGCACAAGGTCAAACACGAAGGTGAGTTCTATCAGGTGGAGGGTTATCACCTCTGCGAACCGTCACCGCAACGCACCCCGGTACTGTTTCAGGCCGGCAGTTCGGACCGCGGCCTGGTGTTTGCCGGGCGCCATGCCGAGTGCGTGTTTATCAGCGGGCAGACCAAGGCCGCGACCAAAGCCCAGGTCGACAAGGTGCGTGCCAGCGCCGTGGCAGCGGGCCGCAACCCGGACGACATCAAGCTGTTTATGGGCCTGAACGTGATCGTGGCGCCCACCGAGGCCGAGGCACTGGCCAAGCGTGATGAGTATTTGAGCTACGCCAGCGCCGAGGCCGGGGTGGCGCACTTTTCCAGTTCCACGGGTATCGATTTTGCCGATTACGAACTGGACGAACCGATCCAGTACGTGAAGAGCAACGCGATCCAGTCGGCCACCAAAGTGCTGCAAAACAACGACTGGACCCGGCGCAAGCTGCTCGAACAGCACGCCCTGGGCGGGCGTTACATCACCTTGGTGGGTTCACCTGAGCAAGTGGCCGACGAGCTGGAATCCTGGATTGCAGAAACGGGCCTGGACGGGTTCAACCTGACCCGCATCGTCACCCCAGAAAGCTACGTCGATTTTATCGACCTGGTGGTCCCCGAACTGCAGCGCCGGGGTTCCTATAAAACCGCTTATGACACCGGCAGCCTGCGGCAAAAGCTGTTTGCCGAAGGCGATGCGCATTTGCCACAACGGCATACCGGCGCGGCCTTCAGGCACACCGTTTAG
- a CDS encoding HAD family hydrolase, translated as MRLALFDLDNTLLGGDSDHAWGDYLCRRGILDGDAYKARNDAFYQDYLAGKLDNAAYLNFSMEIFGRHDMAQLDQWHREFMCDCIDSLMLPKAQALLAKHREAGDTLVIITATNRVITGPIAEKLGVEHLIATECEIVDGRYTGRSTDVPCFREGKVTRLNRWIEENGYSLEDSYFYSDSMNDLPLLEQVDHPVAVDPDPNLRAEALKRGWPVISLRD; from the coding sequence ATGCGTCTGGCTTTATTCGACTTGGACAACACCCTTCTGGGCGGTGACAGCGATCACGCCTGGGGCGATTACCTGTGCCGCCGGGGCATTCTCGACGGCGACGCCTACAAGGCGCGCAACGACGCGTTCTACCAGGACTACCTGGCCGGCAAGCTCGACAACGCTGCCTACCTTAATTTCAGCATGGAAATCTTTGGCCGCCATGACATGGCGCAACTGGATCAATGGCACCGCGAATTCATGTGCGACTGCATCGATAGCCTGATGCTGCCCAAGGCCCAGGCCCTGCTGGCCAAGCACCGGGAAGCAGGCGACACCCTGGTGATCATTACCGCCACCAACCGCGTGATTACCGGCCCCATTGCCGAAAAACTCGGCGTGGAACATTTGATTGCCACCGAATGCGAAATCGTCGATGGCCGCTACACCGGTCGCAGCACCGACGTACCGTGCTTCCGTGAAGGCAAGGTGACACGCCTGAACCGCTGGATCGAAGAAAACGGCTACAGCCTGGAAGACAGCTACTTCTACAGCGACTCGATGAACGACCTGCCGTTGCTGGAGCAGGTTGACCACCCGGTGGCGGTCGACCCTGATCCGAACTTGCGGGCCGAGGCATTGAAGCGTGGCTGGCCGGTTATTTCGCTGCGCGACTGA
- a CDS encoding SfnB family sulfur acquisition oxidoreductase, whose amino-acid sequence MSLISKQVPVIHSDAEALSVARELAAHFKRDSALRDRERRLPYDELELFSHTGLWGISVPKAYGGAGVSNVTLAQVIALIAAADASLGQIPQNHFYALEVLRVNGSHEQKQRLYAEVLAGERFGNALAEIGTKTAHDRTTHLARAEHGYRITGRKFYATGALYAQRIPTSVVDDDGIQHLAFVRRDSDGLNVIDDWSGFGQRTTGSGSVVFDNVLVAAQDVIPFQTAFERPTPVGPLAQILHAAIDTGIARAAFEDALHFVRTKTRPWIDATTDIASEDPLTLKSFGHLSVRLHAAEALLERAGEFLDIAQANPNASTVAAASIAVAEARALSTEISLAAGSTLFELAGSQATLAEHGLDRHWRNARVHTLHDPVRWKYHAVGNYYLNDANPPLRGTI is encoded by the coding sequence ATGTCACTGATATCCAAACAGGTCCCGGTTATCCACAGCGATGCCGAGGCCCTGAGCGTAGCGCGTGAACTGGCCGCACATTTCAAGCGCGACAGCGCCCTGCGCGACCGGGAACGGCGCCTGCCTTATGATGAACTGGAGCTGTTTTCCCACACCGGCCTGTGGGGCATCAGCGTGCCCAAGGCCTATGGCGGCGCGGGGGTGTCCAACGTCACCCTGGCCCAAGTGATCGCGCTGATCGCCGCGGCTGACGCCTCCCTGGGACAAATCCCGCAAAACCATTTTTATGCACTCGAAGTGTTGCGGGTCAATGGCAGCCACGAGCAAAAACAGCGGCTGTATGCCGAAGTGCTGGCCGGGGAGCGCTTCGGCAATGCCCTGGCTGAAATCGGCACTAAAACTGCCCATGACCGCACCACTCACCTGGCCAGGGCCGAACACGGTTACCGCATCACCGGCCGCAAGTTCTACGCCACTGGCGCGCTGTATGCGCAGCGGATTCCTACCTCGGTCGTAGACGATGACGGTATCCAGCATCTGGCGTTTGTGCGCCGCGACAGCGACGGCCTGAACGTGATCGACGACTGGAGCGGGTTTGGCCAACGCACCACGGGCAGTGGCTCGGTGGTGTTCGACAATGTACTGGTCGCCGCCCAGGACGTGATCCCCTTCCAGACCGCCTTCGAGCGCCCGACCCCGGTAGGCCCGCTGGCGCAGATTCTTCACGCGGCTATCGACACCGGTATCGCCCGAGCGGCCTTTGAAGACGCCCTGCACTTTGTGCGTACAAAAACCCGGCCCTGGATCGACGCCACCACGGATATCGCCAGCGAAGACCCCCTGACCCTCAAAAGCTTCGGCCACTTGAGCGTACGGTTGCATGCCGCCGAGGCCCTGCTGGAGCGTGCTGGCGAGTTCCTCGACATTGCCCAGGCCAACCCCAATGCCAGCACCGTGGCTGCGGCCTCGATTGCCGTTGCCGAAGCGCGGGCCCTGAGCACCGAGATTTCCCTGGCCGCCGGCAGCACCCTGTTTGAACTGGCGGGCAGCCAGGCCACCCTGGCCGAGCACGGCCTTGACCGCCACTGGCGCAATGCCCGGGTCCACACCCTGCACGACCCGGTGCGCTGGAAGTACCACGCGGTGGGCAATTACTACCTCAACGATGCCAACCCGCCGTTGCGGGGGACCATCTGA
- a CDS encoding DUF2269 family protein, with protein sequence METFTALKLLHGAATLLLFVCAVTLLVVAVRRWRAGDKNLAGGVVQRPWSFVWALMGLCLLALPVSGWFLVHLAGWPLSQMWLLAGSCLYLLGSLSWVWLVVRLNRLRLGRVARYPWFTLVLAIFCAVCFIAIAGLMGAKPV encoded by the coding sequence ATGGAAACGTTCACAGCGTTAAAACTGCTGCATGGCGCAGCGACACTGCTGTTGTTTGTCTGCGCCGTTACCTTGCTGGTGGTGGCTGTCCGCCGTTGGCGGGCTGGGGATAAAAACCTGGCGGGCGGGGTCGTGCAACGGCCCTGGAGCTTTGTCTGGGCGCTGATGGGCCTGTGTTTGCTGGCGTTGCCGGTCAGTGGCTGGTTTCTGGTGCATCTGGCCGGTTGGCCATTGAGCCAGATGTGGCTGCTGGCGGGCAGCTGTTTGTATCTGTTGGGCAGCCTGAGCTGGGTGTGGCTGGTGGTGCGGCTCAATCGCCTGCGGTTGGGGCGAGTGGCCAGGTACCCGTGGTTTACCCTGGTGCTGGCGATTTTTTGTGCAGTGTGCTTTATCGCCATCGCCGGGTTGATGGGCGCCAAGCCGGTTTAA
- a CDS encoding RNA pyrophosphohydrolase, translated as MIDPDGFRPNVGIILTNDAGQVLWARRINQDAWQFPQGGINPDETPEDALYRELNEEVGLEREDVEILACTRGWLRYRLPQRLVRTHSQPLCIGQKQKWFLLRLVSNEQRVRMDLTGKPEFDGWRWVSYWYPLGQVVTFKREVYRRALKELAPRLLTRA; from the coding sequence GTGATCGACCCCGATGGTTTCCGCCCTAATGTCGGGATTATTCTGACAAATGACGCTGGTCAGGTACTTTGGGCTCGCCGTATCAATCAAGACGCCTGGCAGTTTCCACAGGGAGGCATCAACCCTGATGAAACGCCGGAAGACGCCTTGTACCGCGAGCTGAACGAAGAAGTTGGCCTTGAACGCGAAGATGTAGAAATACTCGCCTGCACGCGAGGCTGGTTGCGTTATCGTTTGCCGCAACGCCTGGTTCGTACCCACAGCCAACCGCTGTGCATCGGCCAGAAGCAAAAGTGGTTTTTGCTGCGCCTGGTCTCTAACGAGCAGCGGGTGCGGATGGATTTGACCGGTAAACCGGAGTTCGATGGCTGGCGTTGGGTCAGTTATTGGTACCCGTTGGGCCAGGTGGTGACATTCAAGCGCGAGGTCTACCGTCGCGCTCTCAAAGAGCTTGCCCCGCGCCTTTTAACGCGCGCCTGA